The Salinispora tropica CNB-440 genome has a window encoding:
- a CDS encoding peptidoglycan-binding domain-containing protein — protein sequence MAEGAYSEAVFRLQVTLKRCYGANIATDSHFGPATKSALISAQRRENIAADGIYGTETRNNLDWSMDGYCPKVALPIRVA from the coding sequence ATGGCCGAAGGGGCTTACAGCGAAGCAGTATTTAGGCTGCAGGTCACCCTGAAGCGTTGCTACGGTGCCAATATCGCTACCGACAGTCATTTCGGTCCTGCGACCAAGTCGGCCCTGATTTCTGCGCAAAGAAGGGAAAACATCGCGGCCGACGGTATCTATGGCACTGAGACGCGTAACAACCTTGACTGGAGCATGGATGGATACTGCCCCAAAGTCGCCCTTCCAATCCGCGTGGCTTAG
- a CDS encoding glycoside hydrolase domain-containing protein, which yields MSDEMVLRAQRFINSTYNNGATLGISKVEEDGRTGWGTMYALTRALQYEIGITALSNSFGPTTLATLQTKYPSLNASTVPSWIFGCILQSALYCKGYDGGGIDGIYNDRVRAAVIQLKQDMGVDGAFPGSSLEPKVVKALFNMDAYVTVNNGSGQIRSIQRWLNGRYVNRRDFFIIPCDGHHSRDVAKSMLLAIQYELGMADGTANGVFGPGTQAGLRSHTLSVGSTGTWAQLFTAAMVLNARETSFGDFTGAVQAEVQEFQAFAALPVNGTGDFQTWASLLVSHGDQSRRGEACDGVTKITPARAQALAAAGYKYIGRYLYNPSSTSLPEKQIQPGELDTIKQYGLRCFPIYQTWSRDADYFRYSQGCVDASNAIEWARIHGFKPGSIIYFAVDYDALDSEVTSYILPHFQGIYRTIGELSDYGVGIYGPRNVCQRVSDAGYAAASFVSDMSSGFSGNLGYPLPTNWAFDQIATIWVGSGDGQIEIDNNIASGRDTGQGTFNPTAPITEDLDVDLKASYKPTLLHDIQTYLTSIGVPETGGEGWKDGDWVTYNQVTTTEAFNFVMEADWLFTNLARALKLRKALIQAPVMWELRKLNPLDPLADDAVRAGLKDDSSTGWGQIFAWVAIEARNYCVQQGIINGLPLSSSDKRAVWDLLQDPHYNIPTAAYLTIYNAHQVGIPRPSLTTDQADTQALLARYNGTGDGAQQYGRELIGLYNVLENYNSLSRVQ from the coding sequence ATGTCCGACGAGATGGTCCTCCGAGCCCAGCGTTTCATCAACAGTACGTACAACAACGGCGCAACCCTTGGCATATCTAAGGTGGAAGAGGATGGCCGGACGGGCTGGGGCACGATGTACGCCTTGACCCGGGCACTCCAGTATGAGATAGGCATCACAGCGCTATCAAACTCCTTCGGCCCGACCACGCTCGCGACGCTTCAGACCAAGTACCCGAGCCTCAACGCAAGTACCGTCCCATCGTGGATCTTTGGGTGCATTCTGCAGTCCGCCCTCTACTGCAAGGGGTACGACGGCGGGGGTATCGACGGTATTTACAATGACCGCGTGCGGGCCGCTGTCATCCAACTCAAGCAGGACATGGGAGTCGATGGCGCGTTTCCGGGCAGTTCCCTTGAACCAAAAGTGGTCAAGGCCCTGTTCAACATGGACGCGTACGTCACCGTCAACAACGGATCGGGTCAGATCCGTTCCATCCAACGCTGGCTGAACGGCCGGTACGTAAACCGTCGTGACTTTTTCATTATCCCATGCGACGGTCACCACTCCCGTGATGTCGCGAAGTCGATGCTATTGGCGATCCAGTACGAGCTAGGCATGGCCGACGGTACGGCCAACGGGGTATTCGGGCCGGGCACCCAGGCGGGATTGAGGTCCCATACGCTTTCGGTCGGTTCGACCGGCACGTGGGCGCAATTGTTCACCGCGGCAATGGTGCTCAACGCGCGGGAAACTTCCTTCGGGGACTTCACTGGTGCCGTGCAGGCCGAGGTGCAGGAGTTCCAGGCGTTCGCAGCGCTTCCGGTCAACGGGACCGGCGACTTCCAGACATGGGCGTCGTTGCTCGTCTCCCACGGCGACCAAAGCCGCAGAGGCGAAGCGTGTGACGGCGTCACCAAGATTACGCCAGCGCGTGCACAAGCCTTGGCGGCCGCTGGCTACAAGTACATCGGTCGGTACCTCTACAACCCGTCGAGCACAAGCCTGCCGGAGAAGCAGATCCAGCCGGGCGAGCTCGACACGATCAAGCAGTACGGGTTGCGCTGCTTCCCGATCTACCAGACGTGGTCGCGGGACGCGGACTACTTCCGCTACTCCCAAGGATGCGTCGACGCGTCCAACGCTATCGAATGGGCGAGGATCCACGGTTTCAAGCCGGGGTCGATCATTTACTTCGCCGTTGACTACGACGCGTTGGACAGCGAGGTCACCTCCTACATTCTCCCGCACTTCCAGGGCATCTACCGCACCATCGGCGAACTCTCCGACTATGGCGTGGGCATCTATGGCCCCCGCAACGTGTGCCAGCGGGTGTCTGACGCAGGGTATGCAGCCGCATCATTCGTCTCCGACATGTCGTCCGGGTTTTCCGGGAACCTCGGCTACCCGCTGCCGACCAACTGGGCCTTCGACCAGATTGCCACGATCTGGGTCGGCTCCGGCGACGGGCAGATCGAGATCGACAACAACATCGCCTCCGGTCGAGACACCGGTCAAGGGACTTTCAACCCGACAGCGCCTATAACGGAAGACCTGGACGTAGACCTCAAGGCCAGCTACAAGCCGACGCTGCTTCATGACATCCAGACCTATCTCACCTCGATCGGCGTTCCGGAGACTGGAGGCGAGGGGTGGAAGGACGGGGATTGGGTCACCTATAACCAGGTGACCACGACGGAGGCGTTCAACTTCGTCATGGAGGCAGACTGGCTGTTCACGAACCTGGCCCGGGCGTTGAAGCTTCGAAAGGCTCTCATTCAGGCTCCGGTGATGTGGGAGCTACGCAAACTGAATCCGCTCGATCCGCTGGCTGACGACGCCGTGCGGGCCGGACTGAAAGACGACTCCAGCACCGGCTGGGGACAGATATTTGCCTGGGTGGCCATAGAAGCCCGCAACTACTGTGTCCAGCAGGGAATTATCAACGGTTTACCGCTGAGCAGTAGCGACAAGCGTGCGGTGTGGGACCTTCTTCAAGACCCGCACTACAACATTCCGACGGCCGCCTACCTGACGATCTACAATGCGCACCAGGTCGGGATCCCCCGCCCGTCGCTCACCACCGATCAGGCTGACACTCAAGCGTTGCTCGCCCGGTACAACGGCACCGGTGACGGGGCGCAGCAGTATGGGAGGGAGCTCATCGGCCTATACAACGTGCTGGAAAACTACAACAGCCTCAGCCGCGTTCAGTAG
- a CDS encoding S-ribosylhomocysteine lyase, protein MKQSHDLDHRHVVPPYLRIVNEQTVPGTSQPVALWDFRVAQPNVSQVPGPVMHSLEHFLGTYVRQHHSTIMNVGPMGCMTGLYVWTVGPWSFDDLAGVIAAGLRSIEDADEVPLANVIQCGWAEHHSLEGVKELAARLLAERDQWGDPGPDAHEVSTADLRELSAGR, encoded by the coding sequence ATGAAGCAGTCACACGACTTGGATCATCGCCACGTGGTGCCGCCCTATCTGCGGATCGTCAACGAGCAGACGGTACCCGGCACGAGCCAGCCGGTCGCGCTCTGGGACTTCCGGGTGGCGCAGCCGAACGTGTCGCAGGTGCCGGGCCCGGTGATGCACTCTCTCGAGCACTTTCTCGGCACCTACGTGCGCCAGCATCACTCCACGATCATGAACGTCGGGCCGATGGGTTGCATGACGGGCTTGTACGTGTGGACGGTCGGCCCGTGGAGCTTCGATGATCTGGCTGGGGTCATCGCTGCCGGGCTGCGTTCCATCGAGGATGCCGACGAGGTGCCGCTCGCGAATGTCATCCAGTGTGGTTGGGCGGAGCATCACTCGCTGGAAGGGGTGAAGGAACTCGCCGCCCGGCTGCTCGCGGAGCGGGACCAGTGGGGGGATCCCGGCCCGGACGCCCATGAGGTGAGTACGGCGGACCTGCGGGAACTCTCGGCGGGCCGGTGA